The segment CCATCCCACCGCAGTCTCCGAACTGACGGAACGCCGTCTACGCGTCAACCGCTGTTCGAGTGGGATTCCCCCTCCCTCAATCGGTGGAGTCGAACCCTCGGTAACACCTACCGTCAAGTTGCGGCTGAACGACGATCGCTCTACCGGAAAGTCCTACTCCCGTGCTGGTGCGGGGTGTTTTGAGGGTCCGTTCCGGGGCCCGGACGGGATCATATTCATACGAACGGCGCATTCGTGTTGAAACTCACATATCGCCGTTTTGACTTCGAAATCCGGCAGTTGGTGGGTCAAGATCCCTGGGACGACAAGCCCCCGTCACCTCGGCGGGGCGGTCCGGGCGGACGCCGAGTCCTGCCGCTGTCCCGGATTACTGGTCGACAGAAGTGCATCGGCAGGAGTGGAGGACCCAGGCAGTACGGAACAGCCGGAGCGATCGATCCGGGGGTTCCTCGGGGTGAAGCCGCGTCAGCGGCCGGGCACCTTCGTCCGCCCGAACCCGACAGGTCATCCTTCACAGGCGGCTGACGAAGGGTTGCGCATGAATGCGCAGAAAAACGTCCCGTCCTTGCTCGGCCGGGCAGGCACGGTGTCCGCTCTGACGATCGCGGCGCTCGGCGGCACGATGCTCGTGCCCGGCGGTACGCCCGAGGCCCAGGCCGCGGCCACGGCACACGCGGGCAAAGCGCTCAAGGTCGCCGCGGCCAAGAAGGGCGCTCCGTACAGGTACGGCGCGGCGGGTCCCTCCCGCTTCGACTGCTCGGGGCTGACGGTCTACTCGTTCAAGAAGGCGGGCAAGAAGCTCCCGCGGACCGCGCAGCAGCAGTACAACAAGACCCGCAAGA is part of the Streptomyces qinzhouensis genome and harbors:
- a CDS encoding C40 family peptidase, giving the protein MNAQKNVPSLLGRAGTVSALTIAALGGTMLVPGGTPEAQAAATAHAGKALKVAAAKKGAPYRYGAAGPSRFDCSGLTVYSFKKAGKKLPRTAQQQYNKTRKISMKSRKAGDLVFFHGRGGVYHVGIYAGKGKIWHSPKRGSWVKLDKIWSRSVSYGRVR